In the genome of Rhodamnia argentea isolate NSW1041297 chromosome 3, ASM2092103v1, whole genome shotgun sequence, one region contains:
- the LOC115728758 gene encoding uncharacterized protein LOC115728758: MKCKKHPVDLSSAVGVCATCLRERLFALIAAQAQAEALSHARPRARPCAADDRLEPDPQPPPHQAFPHSVSPYISHRKSDAAVCARGGGGGGHHRFYSTPQVGPAYRYSDAVGGFVPSEPRKKKRGKFSLLAILFSKSRSEKFDSELGPRFSSDSDPGHRGHRDSCRATPASSSWFSFLHRRGKSQPRGFSAEDSVSAFESRRPRPVSNRGMSPERGEESDDEDRENRSPLGSGYASESSRGPRRTPPAGPPLRARTGLHSRNVSGLSFCLSPLVRPSPARQWNHQKCGFQPETGYSGEIRGPAHPHLSTAASYRGNRSRKLADFGRVNPKR; the protein is encoded by the coding sequence ATGAAGTGTAAGAAGCACCCCGTCGACCTGAGCAGCGCCGTCGGCGTCTGCGCCACCTGCCTCCGGGAGCGCCTCTTCGCCCTCATCGCCGCCCAGGCCCAAGCCGAGGCCCTGAGCCACGCCCGCCCCCGCGCCCGCCCTTGCGCAGCCGACGATCGCCTGGAACCCGACCCGCAGCCCCCGCCGCATCAGGCGTTCCCCCACTCCGTCTCCCCCTACATCAGCCACCGGAAGTCCGATGCCGCCGTGTGCgctcgcggcggcggcggaggcggccaCCACCGCTTCTACAGCACTCCGCAAGTAGGGCCGGCTTACAGGTACAGCGACGCCGTGGGAGGCTTCGTCCCGAGCGAGCCGCGCAAGAAGAAGCGAGGCAAGTTCTCCTTGCTCGCCATCCTTTTCAGCAAGTCCAGATCGGAGAAGTTCGATTCCGAATTGGGTCCCCGATTCTCTTCGGATTCGGATCCTGGCCACAGAGGCCATCGGGATTCGTGCCGGGCGACGCCGGCCTCGTCGTCGTGGTTCTCGTTCCTCCACCGCCGCGGGAAGAGCCAGCCTCGAGGATTCTCCGCGGAAGACAGCGTCTCCGCCTTCGAATCCCGGCGGCCTCGCCCGGTATCGAACCGCGGGATGTCGCCGGAGCGAGGAGAGGAGTCCGACGACGAGGACCGCGAGAACCGATCGCCGCTAGGGAGCGGATACGCGTCGGAGTCGTCTCGCGGGCCGCGGAGAACCCCGCCCGCCGGGCCGCCGCTTCGGGCGCGGACGGGGCTGCACTCGAGGAACGTCTCCGGGCTGAGCTTCTGCCTGAGCCCGCTGGTGAGGCCGAGCCCCGCGCGGCAGTGGAACCACCAGAAGTGCGGGTTCCAGCCGGAGACGGGGTACTCCGGCGAAATCAGGGGCCCGGCGCACCCGCACCTGTCGACGGCGGCGTCGTACCGCGGCAACCGGTCCCGGAAGCTCGCGGACTTCGGGAGGGTCAACCCCAAGCGTTAG